Sequence from the Deltaproteobacteria bacterium genome:
GACAACGGAAAAAAACGTTGACTAATCTCCAAAATCCGTTATCAAAATAGAGGGAATCAGTCCCAGCTTACGGAGGATTATTTTGAAACTGCCAGCGATCACCGGCACCCTTGAAATGTATATTGCTGAAATCAATCGCATCCCCCTTATTTCAGCGGATGAGGAGTTCCGCCTCGCCGTCAACCTGAAAAAACACAAGGATGTGAAGGACGCCGAAAAACTGGTGATTTCCAACCTTCGTTTCGTTGTCAAGATTGCCTATGAATACAAGCACTACAATCTGAAACTGATCGACCTGATCCAGGAAGGCAATATCGGCCTCATGCACGCCGTCAAAAAATTCGACCCCTACAAGGGTTACCGGCTCATCTCCTACGCGGTCTGGTGGATCCGGGCCTATATTCAGAACTACATCATCCGCAGTTGGAGCATCGTCAAAATCGGCACAACCCAGGCCCAGCGGAAACTCTTCTTCAAGTTGAAGCGGGCGCGGAAGGAACTGGAGATCATGTCGGAAAAACATCCGGAACTCCGGGAAATCGCCGATTCCCTGAACGTCAAGGAAGCGGAGGTGGAGGAGATGGAACTGCGCCTGAAGAACCGGGATGTGTCGCTCAACGCATATTTGAGCGACGAGGAAGACACGACCTACCTTGATTTTCTGACCTACCAGGGGGAGGATCAGGAAGCGGAACTGATCCGGAAAGAGGAAATGGAACTGGTGCAGAAGAATATCTCGGGCGCTATGGCCAACCTGAACGAACGGGAAACATTCATCGTCAAACACCGCGTCATGTCCGACGAACCGCTGACTCTACAGCAAGTCGGCGATCGCTACAACATCACACGGGAGCGGGCCCGGCAGATCGAGAAGCAGGCTCTGAAGAAACTGCAACTGGCGCTCCCCTACCTGGAGAAGGAACGTCTTCTACTCAATTGAGTACGCGTCCGGACGGGCAAGGTTTTCAAAACAGGTGTACTTTTCCAGAAAAGCCAGCTTGATGGTCCCCGTGGGACCGTTACGCTGTTTCCCGATGATGATTTCCGCGATCCCCTTTTCGGGGTTGTCCTCCGCCTTGTTATAGACCTCGTCCCTATAGATGAAGGCGATGACGTCCGCGTCCTGCTCGATCGCACCCGATTCGCGCAGATCCGCCATCTGGGGGCGGCGGTTCGTCCGATCCTCCACCTTTCGGTTCAACTGGGACAGGGCGATGATGGGCACCTCCAGCTCCTTGGCCAAGGCTTTCAGGGATCGGCTGATTTCCGAAATTTCCTGTTCCCGGGATTCCCTGAACATACCGCCCTTCATCAACTGGAGATAATCGAGAATGATCAGGCCCAGGCCCTGGTCCGCTTTCAGGCG
This genomic interval carries:
- the rpoH gene encoding RNA polymerase sigma factor RpoH, which codes for MILKLPAITGTLEMYIAEINRIPLISADEEFRLAVNLKKHKDVKDAEKLVISNLRFVVKIAYEYKHYNLKLIDLIQEGNIGLMHAVKKFDPYKGYRLISYAVWWIRAYIQNYIIRSWSIVKIGTTQAQRKLFFKLKRARKELEIMSEKHPELREIADSLNVKEAEVEEMELRLKNRDVSLNAYLSDEEDTTYLDFLTYQGEDQEAELIRKEEMELVQKNISGAMANLNERETFIVKHRVMSDEPLTLQQVGDRYNITRERARQIEKQALKKLQLALPYLEKERLLLN